TGTAAATAAATCAATGTCAAAACCATTTAAAATAAGAAAAATACCCATTAATACGAAAAATATCCCCATTACATATTTCATCTTTTTTCACCCCATTCATTGTAGATTAAATATATACCCAAAAATACAAGTATTATACCTGCTATTAGAGCTGAAGAAAAATGAACAATTTCAGGAAAAAAATTATAAAGTATTTGAAGTATTCCAATTATAATAAACGCTGAGCCTATAAATATGCTTTCCATCTCTCTATTTCTCTTTTTATAGTTTTTTCCTTCAATAGTTTCAGTTTCAAACTTGTTATTTAAAGGTTCCGTAGGGATTATTAACCACGCAATAATATATACCCATATTCCAATACCATTACTTAAAAATAAAGCTATACATATTAACCTTACTATAATAGAACTTATATCAAAATATTCAGCAATGCCACCACAAACTCCTGCAACTACACGATCCTTTCTCGAACGATAAAGTTGTTTTCTCACAATCTCCACCCCTTTTAAAATTAATTAACAATTATATTTTACACCTAAATATTATTTTTTTTATAAGTTTTCCGACATAACGTTCATTTTTTTATTTGAAATGTCATATTTTTGTTTTATAATATAATTATAGAAAGAAAAACTTTCGGAGGTGAATTATGAACTTGAATTTTCTTGTTTTGCAGTTTAACCCTTTAAATTCCCTTGAAGAAAATATAGAGTTTATTGAAGGAATGGTAGATTTTGTTTATCATAAAAATCCTTCTTTTATGTTTATAAACGGAAATGCTTTTAAAAATGGTTCTATAAACGATGATGAATTAGAACAAATATCTGATTTCCTATCAGCAATTGCAGACTATAATAATTTAACAATTATTACAGGGCAATTTTATCAAAAGAAATATCAATTACTTATTCAAAAACCTTTTGAAGAATTGGAAATAAAAAAAGATTTTGAATTAAAATTGAATAGCGGCAAAATAATTGCTGTAAATTCAAATATTGAAGATAATAATAAAAAATTAAATGTAATTATAAATCCTAATTTTGAAATTGAAAATATCGATAATATAAAGGCTTTTGAAAATTATGTATATTTAACTCAACCGCATCTTGGAAAAACACATATAAAAATAGGTGATAAAAAATGGGTTGGTGGAAATCTCGAAGGATTTATCTCTTTCTCCTGGTAATTTTTCTATTTCTCTTTAACTTTATAATTTTTAAAAAGGATAGCATTACCATAATTAATTTAAATCCCTTTGAAACTATAGAGTTTTTCAATGGGAAAAATTTTACTGAATATAATTTTGGAATAAAAAGAATAAAAATAGATGAAATTATGCTTATTAATTTTCAGAAAAACTATACTATACATATACCAATTAAAATAAACACTGATTTTGAAGTAAGAAATACAAATAAGTTATATATTGCATATTCAATTCCTGAAAATAAAATTCTTTTAGATAATACTAAAATATATTATGAAGATAATTTCGATGTTTCTTATATAACAGAGGGAATTATTTTCCTAAAATCAGTAAATATTGAACTTCCAGAAGAGTTATATATATTTAATAATGAATATGCACAATCCTTTTTTCTTTATCCGAACTATATATTTCTAAGAAATATCGATTTCAAAAACGGTATTTTTGTGCACGAACTCTCGCACTATGTTTTTGGATATAAAATACAAAAAAAGAAAAAAAGTGATATATGGCCTGAATTAATTGCTGAAGCAATAAGGTTAAACTATTTAAAATCAACAAACCGAAATTTGTATAAAAAAGTTATTGAAGATAAAGATAAAAGTGAGGATATATATAGTAAAGTTTTAGATTATCCTATATTGGTGAATAATATATATCAATTTATATCTACTTTTAAAGAACAATATTATAATAAAAAGATGTCTGATGATGAGTTTTTTAGTCTTTTGAATAAATACAGAAGGGAGATGGAATAATTGTTATTGGATTTTGTCCTTGTAGTGATTGGAATGATTTTACTAATAAAAGGTGCAGATTATCTTATTAGCGGTGCTGTTGGCTTTTCAAGAAAAATGGGAGTTTCAGAAT
This is a stretch of genomic DNA from Marinitoga piezophila KA3. It encodes these proteins:
- a CDS encoding PspC domain-containing protein — translated: MRKQLYRSRKDRVVAGVCGGIAEYFDISSIIVRLICIALFLSNGIGIWVYIIAWLIIPTEPLNNKFETETIEGKNYKKRNREMESIFIGSAFIIIGILQILYNFFPEIVHFSSALIAGIILVFLGIYLIYNEWGEKR